From a region of the Gemmatimonadaceae bacterium genome:
- a CDS encoding ABC transporter permease subunit has product MTHIQLASPPLAGGARPLTAAALPRVLALAAFELRSTMRGKMVPTFAAVFAVVAAGLALAGLGGSGQLLVQGFTRTAVSLMTLGYYIMPLLGLLLGAMAFAANSAAMEAIAAQPVGVAELVLGRALGLLAAIVLVVVAGFGGAMVFIAASAGTAGIGGFLLVALGSVLAGAAGLAVGILLGVVSRSRLGAMGGAIAAWLFAAVVFDLIAIGVLQLVGDGQPGRWLLALLGLNPIDGLRAVSLVELGADVLLGPAGAALERMLGGAAGLSFVAVSLTLWIAVPLAAAVTLSSRRDR; this is encoded by the coding sequence ATGACGCACATCCAGCTCGCGAGCCCGCCTTTGGCGGGCGGGGCTCGACCGCTGACGGCGGCGGCGCTGCCGCGCGTCCTCGCGCTCGCGGCCTTCGAGCTGCGCTCCACCATGCGCGGCAAGATGGTTCCGACCTTCGCGGCGGTCTTCGCCGTCGTGGCCGCGGGTCTCGCGCTCGCCGGTCTCGGCGGCAGCGGCCAGCTGCTGGTTCAGGGCTTCACGCGCACGGCCGTGTCGCTGATGACGCTCGGCTACTACATCATGCCGCTGCTCGGATTGTTGCTCGGGGCCATGGCCTTCGCCGCCAACTCCGCCGCGATGGAAGCGATCGCCGCGCAGCCGGTCGGAGTCGCGGAGCTGGTGCTGGGCCGCGCGCTCGGACTGCTCGCCGCGATCGTGTTGGTCGTGGTCGCGGGATTTGGCGGCGCGATGGTGTTCATCGCCGCCAGCGCCGGTACCGCGGGGATCGGCGGGTTTCTTCTCGTAGCGCTCGGCTCCGTCCTGGCCGGGGCAGCCGGGCTGGCGGTGGGAATACTGCTGGGGGTCGTGTCGCGCAGCCGCCTCGGGGCGATGGGTGGAGCTATCGCCGCGTGGCTCTTCGCCGCGGTGGTGTTCGACCTAATCGCTATCGGAGTGCTCCAGCTCGTGGGCGACGGACAGCCGGGCCGGTGGCTGCTCGCGCTACTCGGCTTGAATCCCATCGACGGGCTGCGCGCCGTGTCGCTGGTGGAGCTGGGAGCCGACGTGCTGCTCGGCCCCGCCGGAGCCGCCCTGGAGCGCATGCTCGGCGGCGCGGCAGGGCTGTCGTTCGTCGCGGTGTCGCTCACGCTGTGGATCGCCGTCCCGCTCGCGGCAGCGGTCACGCTCAGCTCGCGCCGCGACCGGTAG
- a CDS encoding sensor histidine kinase: protein MARGLRPMDAVALGTAGPGPVSVSQMLLLWRARILGVPLLWKLFGANAIIVLGTAATAIATHVGQPGMWIALSAALLVTFVVNGALVYLALRPLAALEEAAGRVSRGERNVRVARSPLADRDMTRVGETINRLVDRLTADRYHMRKLASQVITAGEEERARIARRLQDSAAQTLAALSLQASSALRDCTDADLRKRLELIHDLTVDALEEIRALAQAVYPRVLDDLGLPAALQWLARRARTDQVEVSAQLGDPIKLSREVEAVLYQVASEGLSNALRHGKPTRVTLSLTPNGDRVTLRVMDNGDGFDTGGIAHGVDGFGLFTMEERVSLVDGSFTVESAPGKGTRLTVTVPMAGDA, encoded by the coding sequence ATGGCCAGAGGACTCCGTCCCATGGATGCGGTCGCGCTCGGCACGGCGGGACCGGGACCGGTGTCTGTCTCCCAGATGCTCCTGCTGTGGCGCGCGCGGATTCTCGGCGTGCCGCTGCTGTGGAAGCTGTTCGGGGCCAACGCGATCATCGTCCTGGGGACCGCGGCCACCGCGATAGCCACGCACGTGGGACAGCCCGGGATGTGGATCGCGCTGAGCGCCGCGCTGCTGGTGACGTTCGTCGTGAACGGCGCGTTGGTGTATCTGGCGCTGCGCCCGCTGGCCGCGCTGGAGGAAGCGGCGGGCAGGGTGTCGCGCGGCGAGCGGAACGTGCGCGTGGCGCGGTCGCCGCTGGCCGACCGGGACATGACGCGCGTCGGCGAGACGATCAACCGGCTGGTCGACCGGCTCACGGCCGACCGCTACCACATGCGCAAGCTGGCGTCCCAGGTGATAACCGCGGGCGAAGAGGAGCGCGCGCGCATCGCGCGGCGGTTGCAGGACTCCGCGGCGCAGACGCTGGCCGCGCTGTCGCTCCAGGCCTCGTCGGCGCTGCGCGATTGCACCGACGCGGACCTGAGGAAGCGCCTCGAGCTGATACACGACCTTACGGTCGACGCGCTCGAGGAGATCAGAGCGCTGGCACAGGCCGTGTATCCCAGAGTGCTGGACGACCTCGGGCTGCCCGCCGCCCTCCAGTGGCTGGCGCGTCGCGCGCGGACGGACCAGGTGGAGGTTTCCGCACAGCTGGGCGATCCAATCAAACTTTCCCGGGAGGTTGAAGCCGTGCTTTACCAGGTTGCTAGCGAAGGGCTGTCGAACGCGCTTCGCCACGGCAAGCCGACGCGCGTCACACTCTCTCTGACTCCCAATGGTGACCGGGTTACGTTACGGGTCATGGACAACGGTGACGGATTCGATACGGGCGGCATCGCGCACGGGGTGGACGGCTTCGGCCTGTTCACCATGGAGGAGCGCGTATCGCTGGTGGATGGGAGCTTCACCGTGGAGAGCGCGCCCGGCAAGGGCACGCGCCTGACGGTGACCGTGCCAATGGCCGGGGACGCATGA
- a CDS encoding response regulator transcription factor, with protein MDVIRVVLADDHMVVRAGLKAVLSGARDIDVVGEASNGKEALALADRLHPHVVVMDLSMAEMDGLTATRELVTRSDPPKVLVLTMHGEEEYLVQVLEAGASGYLVKNAADRELVDAIRAVARGDMYVQPSAGRILARGIKKDEKTLDDRARFEKLTERERDVLQLVAHGYTAPEIGEKLFISPKTVDTYKQRIGEKLGLTHRSDYVQFALKLGLLKFQAGATS; from the coding sequence ATGGACGTCATTCGCGTAGTTCTCGCCGACGATCACATGGTCGTCCGGGCCGGTCTCAAAGCGGTGCTGTCCGGCGCGCGGGACATCGACGTGGTGGGTGAAGCGTCGAACGGCAAGGAGGCCCTCGCGCTCGCCGACCGGCTGCACCCGCACGTCGTGGTGATGGACCTCTCGATGGCCGAGATGGACGGACTGACGGCGACGCGCGAGCTGGTGACGCGGTCCGACCCGCCGAAAGTGCTCGTTCTCACGATGCACGGCGAAGAGGAGTATCTGGTCCAGGTGCTCGAGGCCGGAGCCTCGGGCTATCTCGTGAAGAACGCGGCGGACCGCGAGCTGGTGGACGCGATTCGCGCCGTTGCGCGCGGCGACATGTACGTGCAGCCGTCCGCGGGGCGTATTCTCGCGCGCGGGATCAAGAAGGACGAGAAGACGCTCGACGATCGCGCGCGCTTCGAGAAGCTCACCGAGCGCGAGCGGGACGTGCTACAGCTCGTGGCGCACGGGTACACCGCGCCGGAGATCGGGGAGAAGCTGTTCATCAGCCCGAAGACCGTGGACACGTACAAGCAGCGCATTGGCGAGAAACTCGGGCTGACGCACCGGTCGGACTACGTGCAGTTCGCGCTCAAGCTCGGGCTGCTGAAGTTTCAGGCCGGCGCGACCTCGTAG
- a CDS encoding ATP-binding protein, with protein MTDTYRSAARGRAAPSVERLEQELRAAEARFEGIVGIAADAIISVDETQTIILFNEGAEQIFGYAAAEAIGRPLDVLLPERYRADHRGQVRDFGAGHDRARRMAHRRSISGLRKNGEEFPAEASISKHTIAGSVVYNVVLRDVSEQRRAADLLQALYDEAKQAVLARDQTIAVVSHDLRNPVNAIKMLAAALVRSARNDAERDGGDQVYDSAEIIRRAAEQADRLIQDLLDVSHIEAGSLRIHAAPEDLEEIIDAATEVLSPIAEEKSVALRREPSPELPLVSVDASRIHQVISNIAGNAIKFTPPGGTVTISVEREPAELVVAVSDTGPGLPREQMDSLADRRWQAKRQTSGGSGLGLVIAKGIVEAHGGRLWAASGPEGGSVFRFSLPIYEVAPA; from the coding sequence GTGACAGACACGTACAGGAGCGCCGCCCGCGGGCGCGCCGCGCCATCGGTCGAGAGGCTCGAGCAGGAGCTCCGCGCCGCGGAGGCGCGCTTCGAGGGGATCGTCGGCATCGCGGCCGACGCGATCATCTCCGTCGACGAAACGCAGACGATCATCCTGTTCAACGAAGGGGCCGAGCAGATCTTCGGCTACGCCGCCGCGGAAGCTATCGGCCGGCCACTGGACGTGCTGCTGCCGGAGCGGTATCGCGCCGACCATCGCGGCCAAGTGCGGGATTTCGGCGCCGGACACGATCGCGCGCGGCGTATGGCGCATCGGCGCTCCATCTCGGGACTGCGAAAGAATGGCGAGGAGTTCCCCGCTGAAGCGTCGATCTCCAAGCACACCATCGCCGGCTCCGTCGTGTACAACGTCGTGCTGCGGGACGTATCGGAGCAGCGGCGCGCCGCGGACCTGCTGCAGGCGCTGTACGACGAGGCGAAGCAGGCCGTCCTCGCGCGCGACCAGACGATCGCCGTCGTGTCGCACGATCTCAGAAATCCGGTGAACGCGATCAAGATGCTCGCCGCCGCGCTCGTGCGATCTGCGCGCAACGATGCGGAGCGAGACGGTGGCGACCAGGTGTACGATTCGGCGGAGATAATCCGGCGCGCGGCCGAGCAGGCCGACCGGCTGATTCAGGATCTGCTGGACGTGTCGCACATCGAAGCCGGGTCGCTCCGCATTCACGCGGCCCCGGAGGACCTGGAAGAGATCATCGACGCGGCCACCGAGGTCCTGTCGCCGATCGCCGAAGAGAAGTCCGTAGCGCTACGCCGCGAGCCCAGCCCCGAGCTGCCGCTTGTGAGCGTGGACGCGAGCCGGATTCATCAGGTGATCTCGAACATCGCCGGCAACGCGATCAAGTTCACGCCGCCGGGCGGCACCGTCACGATCTCGGTCGAGCGGGAGCCCGCGGAGCTCGTGGTGGCCGTGAGCGACACGGGGCCGGGGCTACCGCGCGAGCAGATGGACAGCCTCGCCGACAGGCGCTGGCAGGCGAAGCGTCAGACCAGCGGCGGCTCCGGGCTCGGGCTCGTCATCGCGAAAGGCATCGTGGAGGCTCACGGCGGACGGCTGTGGGCGGCGTCGGGCCCGGAGGGCGGCAGCGTGTTTCGCTTCAGTCTGCCGATCTACGAGGTCGCGCCGGCCTGA
- the ftsZ gene encoding cell division protein FtsZ, translating to MVFEFDESESQAARMKVVGVGGGGGNAVNRMIDEHLQGVEFISVNTDAQALLNSKSDVKIQIGKKLTRGLGAGARPEIGRQAVEESRDDVSRSLQNADLVFVTCGMGGGTGTGAAPIVCELAREAGSLTVGIVTRPFLFEGRKRMRQAELGIAEMRKYVDTMVVVPNERLLAVVGKGIPFQDALKKADEVLLHATQGISSLISVTGLVNVDFADVRTVMQEGGSALMGTGIGRGDNRATEAAQQAIASPLLDNVSIAGATGVLLNITGGPDMTLGEVYQISEIIHDAAGSDAEIIFGAVHEPAMGGEIRVTVIATGFDSANNSAVPGRVISHGQGKGSPVIPFPAQRQAGIARVTRGIQQVGTGTDGLRRVTQAPSASSLTDKQHKQEVQDQDLADMEIPTFIRRQMD from the coding sequence ATGGTATTCGAGTTCGACGAGAGCGAGTCGCAGGCCGCGCGCATGAAAGTGGTCGGCGTCGGGGGTGGCGGAGGGAACGCCGTCAACCGGATGATCGACGAGCATCTCCAGGGCGTGGAATTCATATCGGTGAACACCGACGCGCAGGCGCTCCTGAACTCGAAGTCCGACGTCAAGATCCAGATCGGGAAGAAGCTGACGCGCGGACTCGGCGCCGGCGCCCGTCCCGAGATCGGACGCCAGGCAGTCGAGGAGAGCAGGGACGACGTCTCCCGCTCGCTGCAGAACGCCGATCTCGTGTTCGTCACCTGCGGCATGGGCGGCGGCACCGGGACCGGTGCCGCGCCGATCGTGTGCGAGCTCGCCCGCGAGGCGGGATCGCTCACGGTGGGAATCGTGACGCGCCCGTTCCTCTTCGAGGGACGCAAGCGCATGCGGCAGGCCGAGCTCGGCATCGCCGAGATGCGAAAGTACGTGGACACGATGGTCGTCGTCCCGAACGAGCGGCTGCTCGCGGTGGTCGGCAAGGGGATCCCGTTCCAGGACGCGCTCAAGAAGGCCGACGAGGTCCTGCTGCACGCCACGCAGGGCATCTCCTCGCTCATCAGCGTCACCGGTCTGGTGAACGTCGACTTCGCCGACGTGCGCACGGTCATGCAGGAGGGCGGCTCCGCTCTGATGGGCACCGGGATCGGTCGGGGGGACAACCGCGCGACCGAGGCCGCCCAGCAGGCCATCGCCAGTCCGCTGCTCGACAACGTCTCCATCGCCGGCGCCACGGGAGTTCTGCTCAACATCACCGGCGGTCCGGACATGACGCTGGGCGAGGTCTATCAGATCAGCGAGATCATCCACGACGCGGCCGGGTCGGACGCCGAGATCATCTTCGGAGCGGTCCACGAGCCGGCCATGGGCGGGGAAATTCGCGTAACGGTCATTGCGACCGGCTTCGACAGCGCTAATAATAGTGCCGTCCCGGGACGGGTCATTTCCCACGGACAGGGGAAGGGCTCGCCCGTCATTCCGTTCCCCGCGCAGCGTCAGGCCGGCATTGCGCGCGTCACCCGGGGCATTCAACAGGTTGGTACGGGGACAGACGGGTTGCGCCGAGTGACCCAGGCGCCCTCAGCGTCGTCCTTGACGGACAAGCAGCACAAGCAGGAAGTGCAGGATCAGGATCTCGCCGACATGGAGATCCCGACCTTCATTCGGAGACAAATGGATTGA
- a CDS encoding M23 family metallopeptidase, producing MRLSWARSIAYTVVGALAIGALRLTPPVPAARAGELLSAREIDPIRVLDKKRTTVPVAPYVYDPIVSPVLVVASSAVIVDTIAVTGTIRSSLYSALDQFSDALLPKGQRLRLAWLLADIYEYRVDMSRDLQVGDKFGVVVERVQEPTGGVHVNKILGATMQLSGKEIQAIHFRSNVAGGEWFDAEGKSLRAAFLRAPLNFRRISSVFGMRKHPVLGRWRAHKGTDYAAASGTPVRAIGDGVVIFAGRKGGYGNVIDIRHRNGYVSRYAHLRGFANGVGRGKRVGIGNTIGYVGMTGLASGPHLHFEVLVSGVQKNPRVALQMRGGDPIGSSERGTFLQQRNRALAFLRDFSSASTGE from the coding sequence TTGAGGTTGTCATGGGCGCGCTCCATCGCCTACACGGTGGTCGGAGCGCTGGCGATCGGAGCTTTGAGACTTACACCGCCGGTACCTGCTGCAAGGGCCGGCGAACTGCTCTCTGCGCGCGAGATCGACCCGATTCGCGTGCTGGACAAGAAGCGCACGACGGTTCCGGTCGCGCCATACGTGTACGACCCCATCGTGAGTCCGGTCCTTGTCGTGGCGTCGAGCGCGGTGATAGTCGACACGATAGCCGTGACCGGCACCATCAGGTCCAGCCTGTACTCCGCGCTGGACCAGTTCTCCGACGCTCTTCTCCCGAAGGGCCAGCGGCTGCGGCTGGCGTGGCTCCTCGCCGACATCTACGAGTACCGCGTGGACATGAGCCGGGACCTGCAGGTGGGCGACAAGTTCGGCGTCGTGGTGGAACGCGTGCAGGAGCCGACCGGTGGCGTGCACGTGAACAAGATCCTCGGCGCGACGATGCAGCTCTCCGGCAAGGAGATCCAGGCGATCCACTTCCGCAGCAACGTCGCCGGCGGCGAGTGGTTCGACGCCGAAGGCAAGTCGCTGCGCGCCGCGTTCCTCCGCGCGCCGCTCAATTTCCGGCGGATCTCGAGCGTGTTCGGCATGCGCAAGCATCCGGTGCTCGGCCGGTGGCGCGCGCACAAAGGCACCGATTACGCCGCGGCGTCGGGTACGCCGGTCCGCGCGATCGGCGACGGCGTCGTGATCTTTGCCGGCCGCAAGGGCGGGTACGGCAACGTGATCGACATCCGCCATCGCAACGGTTACGTGAGCCGCTATGCCCATCTCCGCGGATTTGCAAACGGCGTGGGCCGCGGGAAGCGCGTCGGGATCGGGAACACGATCGGCTACGTTGGGATGACCGGCCTCGCGAGCGGGCCGCACCTGCACTTCGAGGTGCTCGTGAGCGGCGTGCAAAAGAACCCCCGCGTCGCGCTGCAGATGCGCGGCGGGGATCCGATCGGGTCGTCGGAGCGCGGGACGTTTCTGCAGCAGCGGAACAGGGCGCTGGCGTTCCTGAGAGACTTTTCCTCCGCCAGCACAGGAGAGTAG
- a CDS encoding TolC family protein, protein MSITFSRKERVRRPCAARPSIGRWLLAAGMLALIAMPARAAAQEHMRLGELYEAARRSNPGVAAARARADAARSRVSSARLPADPELELAFMNRELPGLAPMPGVGMTQLSVMQMLPVAGQLGLKGRIARSQATAAAELAGEAEWEVRAAVAMAFYDLYAADRQIAVTRESLRLLEDIRKTAESMYRVGEGRQADVLRAQVQIAREAEDTLRMVAMRDAMAARIEALLGEPGAEGADGGDDRGPLRIRSPILPLFPRSIPPLDSLQQRALAGRRMLKAGEAEVAAGAASLRLAKREIWPDLRIGVAYAQGPALAAMDEPSRSQRMGSLMLGASVPIFARGRQLAMREEAAAMERMALLDLADMRADTRARVAAAHADLQRARSLQRLYRGTILPQASATVQSSLAAYRVGSVDFMTLLDAQMLVTNYRRDLVMLEAEEGKAWAELEMLLSGELLDPDSTAPTQSRGGV, encoded by the coding sequence TTGTCCATCACATTCAGCAGGAAAGAACGCGTACGCCGCCCGTGCGCCGCACGGCCGTCGATCGGACGGTGGCTGCTGGCCGCCGGCATGCTCGCGCTCATTGCCATGCCCGCGCGCGCGGCCGCCCAGGAGCACATGCGCCTCGGCGAGCTGTACGAAGCAGCCAGGCGGTCCAACCCGGGCGTGGCCGCGGCGCGCGCGCGCGCGGACGCGGCCCGATCGCGCGTGTCGAGCGCACGGCTCCCCGCGGATCCGGAGCTGGAGCTGGCGTTCATGAACCGTGAGCTGCCGGGGCTCGCGCCGATGCCGGGCGTCGGCATGACCCAGCTCAGCGTCATGCAAATGCTCCCGGTCGCGGGCCAGCTCGGCCTCAAGGGGCGTATCGCACGGTCCCAGGCGACCGCAGCCGCGGAGCTCGCGGGCGAAGCGGAGTGGGAGGTGCGAGCCGCGGTCGCGATGGCGTTCTACGACCTGTACGCGGCCGACCGGCAGATCGCGGTGACCCGCGAGTCGCTCCGGCTCCTGGAAGACATTAGGAAGACCGCCGAATCGATGTACCGCGTTGGCGAGGGCAGGCAGGCCGACGTGCTGCGCGCGCAGGTTCAGATCGCGCGCGAGGCGGAAGACACGCTTCGCATGGTCGCGATGCGCGATGCCATGGCCGCGAGGATCGAAGCGCTGCTGGGCGAGCCCGGCGCGGAAGGCGCGGACGGCGGGGACGATCGCGGTCCGCTCCGCATCCGCTCGCCGATCTTGCCGCTGTTCCCGCGGTCCATTCCGCCGCTCGACTCGCTGCAGCAGCGCGCGCTCGCGGGCCGCAGGATGCTAAAGGCGGGAGAGGCCGAGGTTGCCGCGGGCGCGGCGTCGCTGCGGCTCGCGAAGCGCGAGATCTGGCCCGACCTGCGGATCGGCGTGGCGTACGCGCAAGGCCCGGCACTCGCCGCGATGGACGAGCCCTCGCGCAGCCAACGCATGGGGAGCCTGATGCTCGGCGCGAGCGTGCCGATCTTCGCCCGCGGCCGCCAGCTCGCGATGCGTGAGGAGGCCGCGGCGATGGAGCGGATGGCGCTGCTCGACCTGGCCGACATGCGCGCGGACACGCGCGCGCGCGTCGCCGCGGCGCACGCGGATCTCCAGCGCGCCCGCAGTCTCCAGCGACTGTACCGCGGGACCATTCTCCCCCAGGCGAGCGCAACCGTGCAATCCTCGCTCGCCGCGTACCGCGTGGGCAGCGTGGATTTCATGACGCTGCTCGACGCCCAGATGCTGGTCACCAACTACCGCCGCGATCTCGTCATGCTCGAAGCCGAAGAAGGGAAGGCATGGGCCGAGCTGGAGATGCTGCTGAGCGGCGAGCTTCTCGATCCTGATTCGACTGCTCCTACGCAGTCACGCGGAGGCGTGTGA